From the Halorhabdus utahensis DSM 12940 genome, one window contains:
- a CDS encoding MATE family efflux transporter: MKRTGSRANPVRGVILLIGLGLARLGLIDAERARKATDLSWPRVVTGIARMSKNAADVAMVGAASGIATKPAISGVGLAGPFWGLAFALGGGFAAGTIALVSQRFGAEEFGQLGQAVRSSFVVVVAVTLPVGAAFWLFPEWLISLLNSDQQVITYGATYLQILGLGVPFAGLNLVGSRVLIGADDAQIPMILRGGGAVLNIVLNGVFIFGMGMGVAGAAWGTVAANVLVTSLFIVGLIAGWLPGIGQFPVSVSPRGTYFHWDDITDVVSIGTPVVGRNMTWTVARFPMLFIVGMFGTTVLTAYTVARRIWGLMNVPGWGFGLAASSLVGQHLGEDDEETAGVYGREIVLMAVATYGVSAAVVALVARPGVVLLGAEGEVIPIAVGMVFAGCLAIIPQGVNSTIAGALDASGDTNWPFIYQTLGVFAVSIPAAYLGAKTSIGVWGIYVAFLGETLVPAVGNYYRFSTGKWKAISREYRPETALDD, encoded by the coding sequence ATCAAGCGTACCGGTTCCCGCGCAAACCCTGTCCGAGGCGTTATCCTTCTCATCGGCCTGGGGCTTGCCCGCCTCGGGTTGATCGACGCCGAGCGGGCACGCAAAGCGACGGATCTCTCCTGGCCGCGCGTGGTCACCGGGATCGCCCGGATGTCGAAAAACGCGGCCGACGTGGCGATGGTCGGGGCGGCCTCGGGGATCGCCACCAAGCCGGCGATCTCGGGTGTCGGTCTGGCCGGCCCGTTCTGGGGGCTGGCGTTTGCTTTGGGCGGCGGCTTTGCCGCCGGGACGATCGCCCTCGTCTCCCAGCGATTCGGGGCCGAGGAGTTCGGCCAGCTCGGCCAGGCCGTCCGTTCGAGTTTCGTCGTCGTCGTCGCGGTGACACTCCCCGTCGGCGCGGCCTTTTGGTTGTTCCCCGAGTGGCTCATCAGCCTGCTCAACAGCGATCAACAGGTCATCACCTACGGCGCAACCTACCTCCAGATCCTCGGCCTCGGCGTCCCGTTCGCGGGGCTCAACCTCGTGGGCAGTCGCGTCCTCATCGGGGCCGACGACGCCCAGATCCCGATGATACTCCGTGGCGGCGGTGCAGTACTCAACATCGTCCTCAACGGCGTGTTCATCTTCGGGATGGGAATGGGCGTGGCCGGTGCCGCCTGGGGGACCGTTGCGGCCAACGTCCTCGTCACGTCGCTGTTCATAGTCGGGCTTATCGCCGGCTGGCTCCCCGGTATCGGCCAGTTCCCGGTCTCGGTCTCACCGCGTGGGACGTATTTCCATTGGGACGATATCACCGATGTGGTCTCCATCGGCACGCCCGTCGTCGGGCGGAACATGACCTGGACCGTCGCCCGCTTTCCCATGCTGTTCATCGTCGGGATGTTCGGGACGACCGTCCTGACGGCGTACACCGTCGCCCGGCGCATCTGGGGGCTGATGAACGTTCCCGGATGGGGCTTTGGCCTCGCGGCGTCCAGTCTGGTCGGCCAGCATCTCGGCGAGGACGACGAGGAGACAGCCGGGGTCTACGGCCGGGAGATCGTCCTCATGGCGGTCGCGACCTACGGCGTCTCGGCGGCAGTCGTCGCCCTGGTTGCTCGGCCAGGTGTCGTCCTGCTCGGGGCCGAGGGCGAGGTCATTCCGATCGCCGTCGGCATGGTCTTTGCCGGATGCCTCGCGATCATTCCCCAGGGCGTCAACAGCACCATCGCCGGGGCCTTGGACGCCAGCGGCGACACGAACTGGCCGTTCATTTATCAGACGCTGGGCGTCTTCGCCGTCTCTATCCCCGCCGCGTATCTCGGTGCGAAGACCTCGATCGGCGTCTGGGGCATCTACGTCGCCTTCCTCGGCGAGACGCTCGTCCCCGCGGTGGGGAACTACTATCGCTTCTCGACGGGCAAGTGGAAGGCCATCAGCCGGGAGTACCGCCCTGAGACGGCGCTAGACGACTGA